A genomic stretch from Phocoena phocoena chromosome 9, mPhoPho1.1, whole genome shotgun sequence includes:
- the FKBP14 gene encoding peptidyl-prolyl cis-trans isomerase FKBP14, with protein sequence MRLFLWNAVLTLLVTSLSGALIPEPEVKIEVLQKPFICHRKTKGGDLMLVHYEGYLEKDGSLFHSTHKHNNGQPIWFTLGILEALKGWDQGLKGMCVGEKRKLIIPPALGYGKEGKGKIPPESTLIFNIDLLEIRNGPRSHESFQEMDLNDDWKLSQDEVKVYLKKEFEKHGAVVNESHHDVLVEDIFDKEDEDKDGFISAREFTYKHDEL encoded by the exons ATGAGGCTTTTCTTGTGGAACGCGGTCCTGACGCTTTTAGTCACTTCTTTGAGTGGGGCTCTGATCCCTGAACCAGAAGTGAAGATTGAAGTGCTCCAGAAGCCGTTTATCTGCCATCGCAAGACCAAAGGAGGGGATCTGATGTTGGTCCACTATGAAGGCTACTTAGAAAAGGACGGCTCCTTATTTCACTCCAC TCACAAACATAACAATGGTCAGCCTATTTGGTTTACCCTGGGCATCCTGGAGGCTCTCAAAGGttgggaccagggcttgaagggAATGTGtgtaggagagaagagaaagctcaTCATTCCTCCTGCCTTGGGatatggaaaagaaggaaaag GTAAAATTCCCCCAGAGAGTACACTGATATTCAACATCGATCTCCTAGAGATTCGAAATGGACCAAGGTCCCATGAATCATTCCAAGAAATGGATCTTAATGATGACTGGAAACTCTCTCAAGATGAG GTTAAAGTGTATTTAAAGAAGGAGTTTGAAAAGCATGGTGCAGTGGTGAATGAAAGTCATCATGATGTTTTGGTGGAggatatttttgataaagaagatgAAGACAAAGATGGATTTATATCTGCCAGAGAATTTACATATAAACATGATGAATTATAG